A single window of uncultured Methanospirillum sp. DNA harbors:
- a CDS encoding phosphopentomutase/phosphoglucosamine mutase, producing the protein MLFGSSGIRRLYDQDLVTLAMQVGMAVGSRADQVLVGMDSRTTGPVLSSSFIAGVCSTGATALKGGIAPTPSIAYSCRSFQAACMVTASHNPEPYNGLKLFNPDGSSFQAVQQEEIEDALSDISTKDWLHQGEVKMCDPLTPHRKAILKKITVKDDLPVILDCGNGAGCVLTPHLLSDAGASVTTVNANPAGIFSRPSEPLPEHLPYLPALMKKTNARCAVVHDGDADRMMAFDNTGSYIPGDLLLILFAKYLGSKRVVTTYDASMAVEEVAEVRRTPVGDAFVSEQLVKWGDFGGEPSGAWIFPQISYCPDGPFAAGLFCEMAGEWDIAEELASIPRYPIIRRSLELPQSREVLYALGAANPTDGIRLEEEDGWCLIRASGTEPKIRFTAEGRTSEDAKRMLERGEEMVRLALKGEA; encoded by the coding sequence ATGCTCTTCGGCTCGTCAGGGATCCGCCGTCTCTATGATCAGGATTTGGTCACTCTTGCTATGCAGGTAGGGATGGCAGTGGGCAGCAGGGCAGATCAGGTTCTGGTTGGAATGGACTCTAGAACGACCGGCCCTGTTCTGTCAAGTTCTTTTATTGCTGGTGTATGTAGCACCGGTGCAACAGCCCTTAAAGGAGGAATTGCACCTACTCCTTCAATAGCTTATAGTTGCCGTTCTTTCCAGGCAGCCTGTATGGTTACTGCCTCGCATAATCCTGAACCCTATAACGGATTGAAACTCTTCAACCCTGATGGCTCTTCATTTCAGGCAGTTCAGCAGGAAGAGATCGAGGATGCTCTCTCTGATATCTCTACAAAAGACTGGCTTCATCAGGGTGAGGTGAAGATGTGTGATCCACTCACTCCTCATCGAAAGGCGATTCTGAAGAAGATTACTGTAAAGGATGATCTCCCTGTCATCCTGGATTGTGGAAATGGAGCAGGATGTGTCCTGACTCCTCATCTGCTCTCTGATGCTGGTGCATCTGTCACCACGGTCAATGCCAATCCGGCGGGGATTTTTTCCAGGCCGTCTGAACCGCTTCCTGAGCATCTTCCTTACCTCCCTGCCCTGATGAAGAAGACAAATGCCCGGTGTGCTGTTGTCCACGACGGGGATGCAGATCGGATGATGGCTTTTGATAACACCGGTTCTTATATTCCTGGCGATCTTCTCCTCATCCTGTTTGCGAAATATCTTGGATCAAAAAGGGTTGTGACCACATATGATGCCTCGATGGCAGTGGAAGAGGTAGCCGAGGTGAGAAGGACACCAGTGGGTGATGCATTTGTCTCTGAACAACTGGTGAAGTGGGGAGACTTCGGTGGTGAACCATCGGGTGCATGGATCTTCCCCCAGATCTCGTACTGTCCTGACGGTCCCTTTGCGGCTGGGCTCTTCTGTGAAATGGCAGGGGAGTGGGATATCGCTGAAGAACTTGCGTCAATACCCCGGTATCCGATCATCCGGCGTTCTCTTGAATTACCACAGTCCCGAGAGGTATTATATGCACTGGGGGCGGCAAACCCGACTGACGGTATTCGCCTTGAAGAAGAAGATGGCTGGTGCCTGATCAGGGCCAGTGGGACTGAACCAAAGATACGGTTCACTGCTGAAGGCCGTACTTCTGAAGATGCAAAGCGGATGCTGGAAAGGGGCGAAGAGATGGTAAGACTGGCATTAAAGGGTGAAGCCTGA
- the glmU gene encoding bifunctional sugar-1-phosphate nucleotidylyltransferase/acetyltransferase translates to MVQCVILAAGEGKRMRPLTGSRPKVMLPVANRPMLEHLICAVRDCGVDEFILVVGYEEAAVRHHFGDGSLFGVTIRYVTQKRQHGTGDAVLNVLPHVTGDFLLLNGDMILSHEDIDAVLSSPSPALGVCRSDHPQDFGVVTIQDRIITGLEEKSEHPKSDLINAGLYLFTSDLFTHLRRITPSPRGELELTDALLPFIREGSLHAVMLSSWADLGSPWDLLGANEVLLGSLSSCIEGEIEKGVVLKGAVQVGTGTVIKAGTYIEGPCIIGKDCKIGPHTYIRGATAIGDNCHIGHSTELKNSIVMSNTNIPHFNYVGDSVIASGCNFGAGTKIANLRHDKHCISAGGVNTRRKKFGAVIGDDVLFGINCSINVGTIVGNRCRVAPHCFVSGVIADDSVVKR, encoded by the coding sequence ATGGTTCAGTGTGTTATACTTGCTGCTGGTGAAGGGAAACGCATGAGGCCGCTCACTGGTTCACGCCCGAAGGTGATGCTTCCGGTTGCAAATCGCCCTATGCTTGAACATCTCATCTGTGCAGTCCGGGATTGTGGCGTTGATGAGTTCATTCTTGTTGTAGGATATGAAGAGGCAGCAGTCAGGCATCATTTTGGTGACGGTTCCTTATTCGGGGTCACAATCAGATATGTGACACAAAAACGTCAGCATGGAACCGGTGACGCGGTGTTGAATGTCCTGCCTCATGTTACCGGGGATTTCCTGCTTCTGAATGGTGATATGATCTTATCCCATGAGGATATTGATGCGGTACTCTCGAGCCCTTCTCCTGCCCTTGGGGTATGTAGATCAGATCATCCCCAGGATTTTGGTGTTGTAACTATTCAAGACAGGATCATCACCGGTCTTGAAGAGAAGAGTGAACATCCAAAGAGTGATCTGATCAATGCGGGATTGTATCTGTTTACCTCTGATCTGTTCACTCATCTCAGGCGGATAACTCCGTCTCCACGTGGTGAACTGGAACTGACCGATGCATTACTGCCATTTATCAGAGAGGGGTCCCTGCATGCAGTCATGCTCTCTTCATGGGCCGATCTGGGTTCGCCCTGGGATCTGCTTGGGGCTAATGAAGTCCTTCTCGGCTCTCTATCTTCCTGTATTGAAGGCGAGATCGAGAAGGGTGTTGTACTCAAAGGTGCAGTACAGGTGGGAACAGGAACTGTCATAAAGGCCGGGACTTACATAGAGGGCCCTTGTATTATTGGAAAGGACTGTAAAATAGGTCCTCATACCTACATCAGGGGAGCGACCGCGATAGGCGACAACTGCCACATTGGTCATAGTACCGAGCTCAAGAACTCCATTGTGATGAGTAACACGAACATCCCCCACTTTAACTACGTGGGAGACAGTGTTATTGCCAGTGGATGCAACTTCGGAGCCGGGACGAAGATTGCCAACCTTCGTCACGACAAGCATTGCATCTCTGCCGGTGGGGTGAACACCAGAAGGAAAAAATTCGGAGCAGTCATTGGTGATGACGTGCTGTTTGGAATAAACTGTTCGATAAATGTGGGCACAATTGTTGGTAACAGGTGCCGGGTTGCTCCACATTGCTTTGTCAGTGGTGTCATTGCTGATGATTCGGTGGTGAAGAGATGA
- a CDS encoding sugar phosphate nucleotidyltransferase codes for MSVQAVILAAGEGTRIRPLTQNRPKALIPVANRPILEHLVDSLLACGVRDIIVVVGYRKEQVMRHLIHLPVPVRVVEQQHQIGTGHALLCARDLVTDDLLVLPGDNYVDPASLKEVLKIKNSMLITTHRHPSNFGVVHVEDGRVLGITEKPVHASRMTVSCGVYHLEHALLVGMTENMLSDGVNTLISHGTSVAAVDAHEWHDAIYPWDLICMNEILLRNISSSSAATVSASAVIEGRASIGKGSVIGPYCSIKGPVIIGDDCVIGPHVVINPGTSIASRVVIEPFTVIGNSLVMDDCTIASHSTIVSAVLGEGCTIGEHTVVTAGTGVLEIRGEAIRSSCGVIMGNGVFSSPLVIYENSVIGNDSQIDARNGLRLRSKVIPDRTRVM; via the coding sequence ATGAGCGTGCAGGCTGTCATCCTAGCAGCCGGTGAAGGGACCAGGATCAGACCATTGACCCAGAACCGCCCAAAAGCATTGATCCCTGTTGCAAACCGGCCTATCCTGGAGCATCTTGTAGATTCACTACTTGCTTGCGGGGTCCGTGATATCATTGTGGTTGTCGGGTACCGCAAAGAGCAGGTGATGCGGCATCTCATTCACCTTCCAGTTCCTGTCCGGGTTGTTGAACAGCAGCATCAGATTGGAACCGGCCATGCACTTCTCTGTGCACGTGATCTCGTGACTGATGATCTTCTGGTCCTCCCTGGTGACAACTATGTTGATCCAGCGTCCCTGAAAGAGGTGCTGAAGATCAAGAACTCCATGCTTATCACGACTCACCGCCATCCGTCAAATTTTGGTGTCGTTCATGTTGAAGACGGTCGTGTCCTTGGCATCACTGAAAAGCCTGTACATGCAAGCCGGATGACTGTGAGTTGCGGTGTGTATCACCTGGAACATGCTCTGCTTGTGGGCATGACTGAGAACATGCTCTCTGATGGTGTCAACACACTGATCTCACATGGAACCTCTGTAGCGGCAGTGGATGCCCATGAATGGCATGATGCGATCTATCCCTGGGATCTAATCTGCATGAATGAGATTCTATTGAGAAATATCTCTTCGTCATCTGCCGCAACAGTAAGCGCAAGTGCAGTAATTGAAGGTCGTGCCTCTATCGGTAAGGGATCAGTTATCGGTCCATATTGCTCGATCAAAGGTCCGGTGATCATCGGTGATGATTGTGTAATCGGACCACATGTCGTGATCAATCCGGGAACAAGCATTGCATCACGGGTTGTTATTGAACCGTTCACCGTTATTGGGAACTCCCTGGTGATGGATGACTGTACTATAGCCTCCCACTCAACAATTGTATCTGCAGTACTCGGTGAAGGATGTACTATTGGTGAGCATACAGTTGTCACTGCGGGAACTGGTGTTCTTGAGATCAGAGGGGAGGCTATCCGTTCATCCTGTGGTGTCATCATGGGCAATGGTGTCTTTTCTTCGCCCTTAGTGATCTATGAAAACAGTGTCATTGGCAACGACTCCCAGATCGATGCCCGGAATGGTCTTCGGCTTCGATCAAAAGTAATCCCTGATCGTACCCGGGTGATGTGA